Proteins from one Choloepus didactylus isolate mChoDid1 chromosome 4, mChoDid1.pri, whole genome shotgun sequence genomic window:
- the LOC119530945 gene encoding uncharacterized protein LOC119530945 yields MKPGTVTGIKEILAASGPRTPRDPLVPQVVPIWLQRRLRRARAASTSPLGSLRRFPISLVRRIRPPARLSVSHAVSTRFSALAPPPQIQVRSFPHAPDRGALPLPVDASFLSPLPQCRPTRARSLSADPPEHFSSTGSARWIPARPPFSVSSVGSFRQPVTLRLSPLFSVTSTQPSSSPSVPFLLGNLGRFPSSLVAFRQSSPLAVRFRPLRLGAALLRQLSSVVVTVTGRGPCWVSRCPCARLKAVFPSERLLSPALLSVTLSPFGRPGLLPARPGAPGSLSWAYTEGQRKTPQGAAKSWKTVEPGRERRRRCCVHCHVMEKPRSSEDCQSVGNPDPRREKAFLPLAMSW; encoded by the exons ATGAAGCCAGGCACAGTGACCGGCATCAAGGAGATCCTGGCTG CCTCGGGGCCTCGCACGCCGCGCGACCCTCTCGTGCCGCAGGTGGTCCCCATCTGGCTCCAGCGGCGTCTTCGTCGCGCGCGCGCCGCGTCCACAAGCCCACTTGGTTCTCTGCGACGTTTTCCCATCAGCTTGGTTCGGCGCATCCGGCCTCCCGCCCGCCTCTCCGTTTCCCACGCAGTCTCCACTCGGTTTTCCGCACTCGCGCCGCCGCCGCAG ATTCAGGTCCGTTCTTTCCCTCACGCGCCAGACAGGGGTGCGCTCCCGCTCCCGGTGGACGCCTCGTTCCTCTCCCCGCTCCCTCAGTGCCGACCCACCCGAGCACGCTCCCTCAGTGCCGACCCACCCGAGCACTTCTCGTCCACCGGCTCTGCTAGATGGATTCCCGCCCGCCCGCCGTTCTCCGTCAGCAGCGTCGGCTCTTTCCGTCAGCCCGTTACTCTTCGTCTATCTCCGTTATTTTCCGTAACTTCCACTCAGCCCTCTTCGTCTCCCTCCGTCCCTTTCCTCTTGGGCAACCTCGGACGATTTCCGTCCAGTCTCGTCGCTTTCCGTCAGTCCTCGCCACTTGCCGTCCGTTTCCGCCCCCTCCGGCTGGGCGCGGCCCTTCTGCGTCAGCTGTCGTCCGTCGTCGTCACTGTCACCGGGCGGGGGCCGTGCTGGGTGTCCCGCTGTCCTTGCGCGAGGCTGAAGGCTGTCTTCCCCTCTGAGCGGCTTCTTTCTCCGGCTCTGCTGTCTGTCACTCTCTCTCCGTTTGGGCGTCCCGGGCTCCTGCCTGCACGTCCCGGTGCTCCTGGGAGCCTGTCCTG GGCTTACACAGAAGGGCAGAGAAAGACGCCACAGGGAGCGGCCAAAAGCTGGAAgacagtggaacctggaagagaaaggagaagacgctgctgtgtgcactgccatgtgatggaaaagcccagGAGCTCCGAAGATTGCCAGTCAGTGGGAAATCCTGACCCCAGGAGGGAGAAAGCCTTCTTGCCTCTAGCTATGAGCTGGTAA